Proteins from a single region of Lujinxingia litoralis:
- a CDS encoding endonuclease/exonuclease/phosphatase family protein — translation MTQALRLMTYNIRLGIQQGLEAIADVIQTYAPDVVALQEVGHHWSMGPSGDSTGRLSQLTGLHYHSFIPAIVHDIPGRQPARYGQGLLSRWPIAELSIDPLPQHNDEPRRLARASIESPAGPIEVWCTHLSYKESDRPAQGAHLEASLRQAPACGAPGAPLARFVMGDFNEPEPVDWMSGICTLCLDPGAPEATWTFPADAPDRRIDFVLGQGARPLSHRVLDHPRASDHRPVLSLWEV, via the coding sequence ATGACGCAAGCGCTACGCCTGATGACCTACAATATTCGCCTGGGCATTCAGCAGGGACTGGAAGCCATCGCCGACGTGATTCAGACCTACGCGCCCGACGTGGTCGCCCTCCAGGAGGTGGGCCACCACTGGTCGATGGGCCCCTCCGGCGACTCCACCGGGCGCCTGAGCCAACTGACCGGTCTGCACTACCACAGCTTCATCCCGGCGATTGTCCATGACATCCCGGGACGCCAGCCCGCCCGCTATGGCCAGGGCCTGCTGAGCCGCTGGCCCATCGCCGAACTCAGCATTGACCCGCTGCCACAACACAACGACGAGCCTCGACGGCTGGCGCGCGCCAGCATCGAGAGCCCCGCCGGCCCGATCGAAGTCTGGTGCACGCACCTTTCCTATAAGGAGAGCGACCGCCCGGCCCAGGGCGCGCACCTCGAAGCAAGTCTACGCCAGGCCCCGGCCTGTGGCGCCCCGGGTGCCCCGCTGGCGCGTTTTGTCATGGGGGATTTTAACGAGCCGGAGCCCGTCGACTGGATGAGCGGAATCTGCACGCTCTGCCTGGATCCCGGCGCGCCGGAGGCCACATGGACCTTTCCGGCCGACGCCCCCGACCGCCGCATCGACTTCGTCCTCGGCCAGGGCGCGCGCCCGCTCTCCCACCGGGTGCTTGACCACCCCCGAGCCTCGGATCACCGCCCGGTGCTCAGCCTGTGGGAGGTTTGA
- a CDS encoding RluA family pseudouridine synthase — protein sequence MSATEFIFQIEPEDAGERLDVYLAEQDDPPMTRSQVRKFLDRGEVRVNGQQVKAGYKLRDDDRIVWAHTPPTEPTIEAQAIALTLLYEDDQLAVVDKPVGMVVHPSIGHPDRTLVNALMHHFEELPTIGGELRPGIVHRIDKDTSGALAVTKTDRAHHHLADQFREHSIERVYHALVFGPGLPDQGTFDTLHGRDPNHRMRFTGRVTKGRRAVTHYKVMERFVSGAVLVECRLETGRTHQIRMHFCDAGCPLLGDALYGGKRTGQCRLIDRQALHARTLGFEHPDGHRVFCEAEYPEDFAQALQSLRAGGDWR from the coding sequence TTGAGCGCCACCGAGTTTATCTTTCAGATCGAACCTGAAGACGCCGGCGAACGCCTGGACGTCTACCTCGCCGAGCAAGACGATCCGCCGATGACGCGCTCCCAGGTGCGAAAGTTCCTGGATCGCGGCGAGGTCCGGGTTAACGGCCAACAGGTCAAGGCCGGCTATAAGCTGCGCGATGACGATCGCATCGTCTGGGCGCACACCCCTCCCACCGAACCGACCATTGAAGCTCAGGCCATCGCCCTGACCCTCCTCTATGAGGACGATCAGCTGGCCGTGGTTGATAAACCCGTGGGCATGGTCGTTCACCCCTCGATCGGACATCCCGATCGCACCCTGGTCAACGCGCTGATGCACCACTTCGAAGAGCTCCCGACCATCGGCGGGGAGTTGCGCCCGGGAATCGTGCATCGCATCGACAAAGATACCTCCGGGGCGCTGGCGGTCACCAAGACCGACCGGGCCCACCATCACCTGGCGGATCAATTTCGCGAACACAGCATTGAGCGCGTGTATCACGCCCTTGTCTTCGGCCCGGGACTCCCCGACCAGGGCACCTTTGACACGTTGCACGGACGCGACCCCAATCATCGCATGCGCTTTACCGGTCGGGTCACCAAAGGCCGCCGGGCCGTCACCCACTACAAGGTCATGGAACGCTTTGTCAGCGGCGCGGTACTGGTGGAATGCCGTCTGGAAACCGGACGCACCCATCAAATTCGCATGCACTTCTGTGATGCCGGCTGCCCGCTTCTGGGCGACGCGCTCTACGGCGGCAAACGCACCGGGCAATGCCGATTAATCGATCGCCAGGCGCTGCACGCCCGCACCCTCGGATTTGAGCATCCCGACGGCCACCGCGTCTTCTGCGAGGCGGAGTATCCCGAAGATTTCGCACAGGCGCTCCAGAGCCTGCGCGCCGGCGGCGACTGGCGCTGA
- a CDS encoding helix-turn-helix domain-containing protein produces the protein MNQIAPPLNPNRPRVITFGGGKGGTGKSTLCADIARALTRYQGRVLCIDASWHTPTLNILLGANEPTFDLSDDGPPCLGEEGAHIADFIVSTTYANVFLASLASARRYPFTRARVRPEEIIAQLHQLDFDYVLIDLPPSLSPFDVGLFTLADTPILVGTPDPASIRTLTQFLRASLFSAIGYHPDAGDFEEELIEVLYKQPLWLNTRSLRYDAPSAQSRAIIDETAKMLEVYMVVNMVREGAEHDLGFVLSHALHRELQVFPRVLASIDYADRRWFYNRRTTGTGSSRNEDGLSNDIELLSRHIRDINLVDLRYPRPVPTRGDAHPALIMGLNPELSRNEVRQYCRRLWEGYRREASISLVFTDPTLRMEIAEELEGLYRHVLTMPSENFSRAEVDEAVRNYERERQPFPTPTRQEEPPPEPPRQPAFTPPAAPERPEKTPPPAETSPEPASERPPGKSPGDAIAALRRRHGLSLQELSSRTHIGVKYLAAIETVDLNVLPRQVYLRGYLREVARVFDVPAQPLIEEYFRFLDES, from the coding sequence TTGAATCAGATCGCGCCCCCACTGAACCCCAATCGCCCCCGAGTCATCACCTTTGGTGGAGGCAAAGGAGGCACCGGCAAGAGTACCCTCTGTGCCGATATTGCCCGCGCCCTGACCCGCTACCAGGGCCGTGTGCTCTGCATCGACGCCTCCTGGCACACCCCCACGCTCAATATCCTGCTCGGGGCCAATGAACCCACGTTCGACTTAAGCGACGACGGTCCTCCCTGCCTGGGCGAGGAAGGCGCACATATCGCCGACTTCATCGTCAGCACCACCTACGCCAATGTCTTTCTGGCCTCCCTGGCCTCAGCGCGACGCTACCCGTTTACCCGTGCGCGGGTGCGCCCCGAAGAGATCATTGCGCAGCTTCACCAGCTCGACTTTGACTACGTGCTCATCGACCTCCCCCCGAGCCTCTCTCCCTTTGATGTGGGACTCTTTACCCTGGCGGATACGCCGATTCTGGTGGGCACTCCCGACCCGGCCTCGATCCGCACGCTGACGCAATTTTTGAGAGCCTCGCTCTTCAGCGCCATCGGCTACCATCCCGACGCCGGCGACTTTGAAGAAGAACTTATCGAAGTCCTCTACAAGCAGCCCCTGTGGCTTAACACCCGCTCACTGCGCTACGACGCGCCCTCGGCTCAATCGCGCGCGATCATCGATGAGACCGCCAAGATGCTCGAGGTCTACATGGTCGTGAACATGGTGCGCGAGGGCGCCGAACACGATCTGGGCTTTGTCTTAAGCCACGCCCTCCACCGCGAGTTGCAAGTCTTTCCGCGGGTCCTGGCGAGCATCGACTACGCCGACCGACGCTGGTTTTATAATCGTCGCACCACCGGCACCGGCTCCTCCCGTAATGAAGACGGCTTGAGCAACGACATCGAGCTGCTCTCGCGCCACATCCGCGACATTAACCTGGTCGACCTGCGCTACCCGCGCCCGGTACCCACCCGCGGCGATGCCCACCCGGCGCTGATCATGGGACTCAACCCCGAGCTCAGCCGCAACGAGGTCCGCCAGTACTGCCGACGCCTCTGGGAGGGCTACCGCCGGGAAGCCTCGATCAGCCTGGTGTTCACCGACCCCACCCTCCGCATGGAGATCGCCGAAGAGCTCGAGGGCCTCTACCGCCACGTCTTGACCATGCCCAGTGAGAATTTCTCCCGGGCCGAGGTCGACGAGGCCGTACGCAACTACGAGCGGGAACGTCAGCCCTTCCCCACCCCCACGCGGCAGGAAGAGCCCCCGCCGGAGCCCCCTCGCCAGCCGGCATTTACCCCCCCGGCAGCCCCCGAACGCCCCGAAAAGACTCCCCCGCCGGCCGAGACGAGCCCGGAGCCCGCCAGCGAACGCCCGCCCGGGAAGTCTCCCGGCGATGCCATTGCCGCGCTGCGCCGACGTCACGGGCTGAGCCTCCAGGAGTTGAGCTCCCGCACGCACATCGGTGTAAAATATCTGGCCGCCATCGAGACCGTCGATCTCAATGTCCTCCCCCGACAAGTCTACCTGCGTGGCTACCTGCGAGAGGTCGCCCGGGTCTTCGATGTGCCGGCCCAACCGCTGATCGAAGAATACTTCCGCTTCCTCGACGAGTCGTGA
- a CDS encoding serine/threonine-protein kinase PknK has protein sequence MSESFGKYQLIDRIAVGGMAEVYLARSVGAEGVEKTLVIKKILPELASDARFVEMFIAEAKIAMGLNHPNVVQIYDFGKVGQDYYLAMEHVDGVDLGRLLRAGQRATRALPLGDALFVAIEIARALDYAHRRTNGFGQSLEIVHRDVSPQNVLISREGAVKLLDFGIARATSVHEDRPGLVTGKYRYMSPEQAHGEPVDQRSDVFSLGVVMFELFCGRPLFRAQSTDDVLSLVKNAVVPDIHLLAPALPSELEHLLYKTLSVRRDERPESTRELQRAMTRVLYGLDEIHDEVTLAQHLRDVSSGLVEREADARAPRVGLEESSSTVVGRTRVARAGASHHAREASGDLQTTPALARSRKEVVTIAGRLEGLGELQRKLSAERWQHLVAEMTRILDAIAFKNEGALHRVDARGFVIVLGVPVSSDNDAVRAARVAHDLHEAVVGMNFSLDVPLHVCLGIATSEVVIEHHTGGLHRGYRWHFLERGAAPAEALAKMALARETVIGSQVHQRVRREFHCEAIRPVVGGDYSPESSEGAKAFRLKGPKSARDRIRELRRAASTFYGRDVERRVLRQAYRRVAMDRVAGAVILMGPAGVGKSTLMEDFLSGLAATGQVRVLRAVASPDVRDLPLGSAAAFFAEALQLGPRHDLRQLATRLEQVIATMFADEEPEERELIFDSMAAIFGVPVADRAFVRLEREERERRTFLSLGKVVTAFASAGPVVVAIDDMHHVDPVMLEFTARYFASEQSVPVLMVGTARDAGPHTEVRAWKHLLESRFVARESVGELRGGQAERLVRDLLRLEPGEGDELVARVLHQTGGNPLYIHEVVEALGERKVELPASLGGDEDWLPASVEGIIAANLDRLELEARAVLLRLALLGTSFSAARAQSLLGQPCEGALDALVEAGFLRRLGPGTEGRFGFCNALTREVAARCLLPEEAAELHAKIAADLIAHRGQGAAHSCARIARHLEAAGDLERARSYYVSAAREAARLVGAEVCVRLCDRVLELAPVPDEERLSVLLLKEEASQELGDEQGARSALAGLRRFIEECPDCEFRVDVWLRHARYDFQQGDFRSAREHLERAENDAVDLEDAISLAQVARLRAVIELSEGRREGALAVVEKGLLTLDQAPTTGASGRRAGETAVQLHNVRGVVLRQTGRHREALIAYERALSRARQLELPRQERQILMNSGLALAYVGRFTEALERYEHALVMCRRLGHRRDEALLLVNIGHVSYLLGQTPRAIAEIQRALHLARRTSTTATEADGQVSLGLCFLELGRLQEAEQALHEGLRLADSIPHAYLAVCATLALAQVKLAGEEAADAAIALVQAEDARERSEQADMRWGRAFALSLMARAYLAMGAPLEALARSRQALALLDAIEIYGEDEVNVYHARIVAACGDQAPESEGREALQRARAVLDERAAGIADPALREAYLARPLSQMILLASTEG, from the coding sequence GTGAGCGAGTCGTTTGGAAAATACCAGCTGATCGACCGGATCGCGGTGGGAGGGATGGCCGAGGTCTATCTGGCGCGCAGCGTGGGCGCCGAGGGTGTCGAGAAGACGCTGGTCATCAAGAAGATTCTGCCCGAGCTCGCCAGCGACGCGCGTTTTGTCGAGATGTTCATCGCCGAGGCCAAGATCGCGATGGGGCTCAACCACCCCAACGTGGTGCAGATCTACGACTTCGGGAAGGTAGGCCAGGATTATTACCTGGCGATGGAGCACGTTGACGGCGTGGATCTGGGGCGCCTGCTACGGGCTGGCCAGCGCGCCACGCGGGCGCTCCCGCTGGGGGATGCCCTCTTTGTGGCCATTGAGATCGCCCGGGCCCTGGATTACGCGCATCGGCGCACCAACGGCTTTGGTCAGAGCCTGGAGATCGTGCACCGGGATGTGAGTCCCCAGAATGTGCTGATCTCGAGAGAAGGGGCGGTCAAACTCCTTGATTTCGGCATCGCCCGAGCGACCAGCGTGCATGAGGATCGGCCCGGCCTGGTCACCGGGAAATATCGCTACATGAGTCCGGAGCAGGCCCACGGTGAGCCGGTCGACCAGCGCAGCGACGTCTTCAGTCTGGGCGTGGTGATGTTCGAACTCTTCTGTGGCCGACCGCTTTTTCGGGCGCAGAGTACCGATGATGTGCTCAGTCTGGTGAAAAACGCCGTGGTGCCGGATATCCATCTGCTGGCCCCGGCGCTCCCCTCGGAGTTGGAGCACCTGCTGTACAAGACGCTCTCGGTGCGCCGTGATGAGCGCCCCGAGAGCACGCGTGAGTTGCAGCGGGCGATGACCCGGGTGCTCTACGGTCTCGACGAGATTCACGATGAGGTGACGCTTGCGCAGCATCTTCGGGACGTTTCGTCCGGGCTTGTGGAGCGCGAGGCCGACGCCCGGGCGCCCCGGGTCGGGCTGGAGGAGTCTTCGTCGACGGTGGTAGGGCGCACCCGGGTGGCTCGGGCCGGGGCGTCTCACCATGCCCGGGAGGCTTCGGGGGACCTGCAGACGACGCCGGCGCTGGCGCGCAGCCGCAAGGAGGTCGTCACCATCGCCGGTCGCCTGGAGGGGCTCGGTGAGCTTCAACGCAAGCTCAGCGCCGAGCGCTGGCAACATCTGGTCGCCGAGATGACGCGCATTCTCGATGCGATCGCCTTTAAGAATGAGGGCGCTCTCCACCGGGTCGATGCGCGGGGCTTTGTCATTGTGCTCGGGGTGCCGGTCTCCAGCGATAACGACGCGGTTCGTGCGGCCCGGGTGGCTCATGACCTGCATGAGGCGGTGGTGGGCATGAACTTCAGCCTGGATGTGCCGCTGCATGTTTGTCTGGGAATCGCCACCTCCGAGGTGGTGATCGAGCACCACACCGGCGGACTGCATCGAGGCTACCGGTGGCATTTCCTGGAGCGGGGGGCGGCCCCGGCCGAGGCCCTGGCTAAGATGGCGCTGGCTCGCGAGACGGTGATCGGCTCTCAGGTGCATCAGCGGGTGCGGCGAGAGTTTCATTGCGAAGCCATCCGCCCGGTGGTCGGAGGGGATTACTCGCCGGAGAGCAGCGAGGGGGCCAAGGCCTTCCGGCTTAAGGGGCCTAAGAGCGCGCGGGACCGCATTCGGGAGCTGCGGCGGGCGGCGAGTACGTTTTATGGCCGCGATGTGGAGCGCCGCGTGCTCCGTCAGGCGTATCGTCGCGTGGCCATGGATCGGGTCGCCGGTGCGGTCATTTTGATGGGGCCGGCCGGCGTCGGAAAGTCGACCCTGATGGAGGACTTTTTGAGTGGGTTGGCGGCCACCGGCCAGGTCCGGGTACTCCGGGCGGTGGCGTCGCCGGATGTACGCGACTTGCCCCTGGGCAGCGCGGCGGCCTTTTTTGCCGAAGCGCTGCAGCTGGGGCCTCGTCATGATCTTCGCCAGCTGGCCACACGCCTGGAGCAGGTCATCGCCACGATGTTCGCCGACGAGGAGCCCGAGGAGCGCGAGCTGATCTTCGACTCCATGGCGGCGATCTTCGGCGTGCCGGTGGCCGACCGGGCCTTTGTGCGCCTGGAGCGTGAGGAACGCGAACGCCGCACCTTCCTGAGCCTGGGCAAAGTGGTCACGGCCTTTGCGTCCGCCGGTCCGGTGGTGGTGGCCATCGATGATATGCACCACGTCGATCCGGTGATGTTGGAGTTCACCGCGCGCTACTTTGCGAGCGAGCAGTCTGTACCGGTGCTGATGGTGGGTACCGCGCGAGATGCCGGTCCGCATACCGAGGTGCGGGCCTGGAAGCACCTGCTGGAGAGCCGGTTTGTGGCCCGGGAGAGCGTCGGGGAGCTGCGTGGCGGACAGGCCGAGCGTCTGGTGCGCGATCTGCTACGGCTGGAGCCCGGGGAGGGCGATGAGCTGGTGGCCCGGGTGCTGCACCAGACCGGTGGAAATCCGCTCTACATTCACGAGGTCGTTGAGGCGCTCGGAGAGCGGAAGGTTGAGCTGCCGGCGTCGCTCGGAGGCGACGAAGACTGGTTGCCGGCCAGCGTGGAAGGGATCATCGCCGCGAACCTCGATCGCCTGGAGCTGGAGGCGCGCGCGGTGCTTCTGCGGTTGGCACTGCTGGGAACCTCCTTTAGCGCGGCCCGGGCGCAGAGCCTGCTGGGGCAGCCCTGTGAGGGGGCACTGGATGCGCTGGTTGAAGCCGGGTTTTTGCGCCGGTTGGGGCCCGGGACAGAAGGGCGATTCGGGTTCTGTAATGCGCTGACCCGCGAGGTGGCGGCGCGCTGCCTGCTTCCGGAGGAGGCAGCGGAGCTTCATGCGAAGATTGCCGCCGATCTTATCGCCCACCGCGGTCAGGGGGCGGCACATAGCTGTGCGAGAATCGCGCGCCACCTGGAGGCGGCCGGCGACCTGGAGCGGGCGCGTAGCTACTACGTCAGTGCCGCCCGGGAGGCCGCGCGTCTTGTCGGGGCCGAGGTCTGTGTGCGGCTCTGCGACCGGGTGCTGGAACTTGCGCCGGTTCCCGACGAGGAACGTCTCAGCGTGCTGCTGCTCAAGGAGGAGGCCTCTCAGGAGCTCGGCGATGAGCAGGGGGCCCGCAGCGCGCTGGCGGGGCTTAGGCGTTTCATTGAGGAGTGCCCGGACTGTGAGTTCCGCGTGGACGTGTGGCTTCGCCATGCACGCTATGATTTTCAGCAGGGCGATTTCCGGTCGGCGCGCGAGCATCTGGAGCGCGCTGAAAACGACGCTGTCGACCTTGAAGATGCCATCAGTCTGGCTCAGGTTGCGCGTCTGCGCGCGGTGATCGAACTCTCGGAAGGGCGCCGGGAGGGAGCGCTGGCGGTGGTCGAGAAGGGACTGCTGACCTTGGACCAGGCTCCGACCACCGGCGCCAGTGGCCGACGCGCTGGCGAGACGGCGGTTCAACTGCACAACGTCCGCGGTGTGGTGTTGCGGCAGACCGGGCGCCATCGCGAGGCGCTGATTGCCTATGAGCGTGCGCTGAGCCGGGCTCGTCAGCTGGAATTGCCCCGGCAGGAACGCCAGATTCTGATGAATTCCGGCCTGGCACTGGCCTATGTGGGGCGCTTTACCGAGGCGTTGGAGCGTTATGAGCACGCGCTGGTGATGTGTCGGCGCCTGGGGCATCGGCGCGACGAGGCGCTGCTGCTGGTCAACATCGGTCATGTCTCCTATTTGCTGGGTCAGACGCCCCGGGCGATTGCGGAGATTCAGCGCGCGCTGCATCTGGCGCGACGCACCAGCACCACGGCGACGGAGGCCGACGGACAGGTCTCATTGGGGTTGTGTTTCCTGGAGCTGGGCCGTCTTCAGGAGGCGGAGCAGGCGCTTCACGAAGGACTTCGTCTGGCGGATTCGATTCCTCATGCCTATCTGGCCGTGTGCGCGACCCTGGCGCTGGCTCAGGTAAAGCTGGCCGGAGAGGAAGCGGCCGACGCGGCGATTGCGTTGGTGCAGGCCGAAGATGCGCGGGAGCGTTCGGAGCAGGCCGACATGCGCTGGGGGCGCGCGTTTGCGCTGAGTTTGATGGCGCGCGCGTACCTGGCGATGGGAGCGCCCCTGGAGGCGCTGGCGCGCTCCCGGCAGGCGCTGGCCTTGCTCGATGCGATTGAGATCTACGGCGAAGACGAAGTGAATGTCTACCACGCGCGCATCGTGGCCGCCTGTGGGGACCAGGCCCCGGAGAGCGAAGGGCGCGAGGCGCTGCAGCGAGCCCGGGCGGTGCTGGATGAGCGGGCCGCTGGCATCGCCGATCCAGCGCTGCGAGAGGCCTACCTGGCCCGTCCGCTCAGTCAGATGATTCTCCTGGCGAGCACCGAGGGATAG
- a CDS encoding tRNA (cytidine(34)-2'-O)-methyltransferase: MENPYKFNILEPLAEFGGPDDRRLHIVLHEPEIPGNTGNIGRLCAGTNVWLHLVKPLGFDLDDRYLKRAGLDYWPHVRISLHENFEAIEAIFPRERLHFFTKKTTRAYDQANWTPGSVLVFGKETKGLPPDVRERYEDRCFRIPTTDKVRSLNLSNACAIVLYDAMRQLDWDPLQG, translated from the coding sequence TTGGAAAATCCCTATAAGTTTAATATCTTAGAGCCGCTTGCGGAGTTCGGTGGCCCGGACGATCGGCGTCTGCATATCGTGCTTCACGAGCCGGAGATTCCGGGGAATACCGGGAACATTGGCCGGCTGTGTGCCGGGACCAATGTGTGGTTGCACCTGGTGAAGCCCCTGGGGTTTGATCTCGACGATCGTTACCTGAAGCGGGCCGGGCTCGATTACTGGCCGCACGTGCGAATCTCGCTTCACGAGAATTTTGAGGCGATCGAGGCGATCTTCCCGCGCGAGCGCCTGCACTTTTTTACCAAGAAGACCACACGTGCCTATGACCAGGCCAACTGGACGCCCGGGAGTGTGTTGGTTTTCGGCAAGGAAACCAAGGGTTTGCCGCCGGATGTTCGAGAGCGCTACGAGGACCGATGCTTCCGTATCCCGACCACGGATAAGGTTCGAAGCTTGAACCTGTCGAACGCCTGCGCGATTGTGCTTTATGACGCAATGCGTCAACTGGACTGGGACCCCCTGCAGGGGTGA
- a CDS encoding FHA domain-containing protein translates to MPKLIYQDPEIGTEVIVEITPEVPEVTIGRNPGNIIRINNPSVSRRHTKFVYEAGRCTLYDLNSSNGTYVNGMRIQSQVLEHGDLVRVGEFPLEYADEQAALNHQAESPGIASMASATAMGMGFGMDEFGQEEIELDASSLIEESIDDQPMMLGEDEIHEVLDPDELYPALEPESFGDDTVDGGAEIAASLAALRAASREGQVEVDHTQRADGHALNLQSWEREYSGSEFEQLAADTGASVASPSQVSEALNAAEERPFGGGGGGHDGEREAELQALRSEVASLRQMLDAGVADSTDMQIERMRGERDRLTEERRNLVRQLKETRQALDEAPTAQTVQALEEALGLAQEQAALAQAQVQALTRESESRAQQLEEAGEREQSLHGQIQGLHEELEAHRQSQALVDSERADLGSQVSELQSEMQSYEDRYHQALLRIDDVTEELSASLKRVEALEEAAEIAQAERDSLESELANRLHDLEVRDERIVALTASLEAEQQHGQQLSEKIAALEEELSRRPPEDEANELVARATTLDADLRAMTQARDELQAELLAVNAELATQRQLMEDLEARHGRVAAERDQLTRERDGLKQEKAAFARETDYLQVERRKMGDELLAAKARVEELEKDRKKKRKIFEELSKDLRGLVEENDRLGGELAGARQELEQAPTHEVLQGLRSELGERDALIESISLQLEELESDASNLTRDLGQIAEERDQLAERETELREELEALQAALTEGDADSGQALEALRDEVARLEQELERVGAERDAAQAERVDAESAVGLEEFEALQAELTQVQQSLASAQAQRDELQAELTELQQALEAREAASGEAQGAPANEELARLMEEKTTLETTLAEIILERDRLEDELRQLVEA, encoded by the coding sequence GTGCCCAAGCTGATCTATCAGGACCCCGAAATCGGGACCGAGGTCATCGTTGAGATTACCCCGGAGGTCCCCGAAGTTACCATCGGGCGAAACCCCGGTAATATCATTCGCATCAACAACCCCTCGGTGAGCCGGCGGCATACCAAGTTTGTCTACGAGGCGGGACGTTGCACGCTCTACGATCTTAACAGTTCCAACGGAACGTATGTCAACGGCATGCGTATCCAGAGCCAGGTCCTGGAGCATGGCGACCTGGTCCGGGTGGGGGAGTTCCCGCTGGAGTATGCCGATGAGCAGGCTGCCCTGAACCACCAGGCGGAAAGTCCGGGGATTGCCTCCATGGCCAGTGCTACGGCGATGGGCATGGGCTTTGGGATGGATGAGTTCGGTCAGGAAGAGATCGAGCTCGACGCCTCCTCGCTGATCGAAGAGTCGATTGACGACCAGCCGATGATGCTCGGGGAAGACGAGATTCACGAGGTGCTCGACCCTGATGAGCTTTATCCGGCATTGGAGCCCGAGTCCTTCGGGGACGATACGGTGGATGGTGGTGCCGAGATCGCCGCTAGCCTGGCCGCCCTGCGAGCGGCCTCGCGCGAAGGTCAGGTGGAGGTCGATCATACCCAGCGGGCCGACGGTCACGCCCTGAACCTTCAGAGCTGGGAGCGAGAGTACAGCGGCAGCGAATTCGAGCAGCTGGCCGCGGATACAGGGGCTTCGGTGGCGTCGCCGAGCCAGGTGTCGGAGGCGTTGAACGCTGCCGAGGAACGACCTTTTGGTGGGGGCGGTGGCGGACATGATGGTGAGCGGGAGGCGGAGCTGCAGGCCTTGCGCAGCGAGGTCGCCTCGTTGCGCCAGATGCTCGATGCGGGCGTCGCCGACTCCACCGACATGCAGATTGAGCGGATGCGTGGCGAGCGCGATCGTCTCACCGAGGAGCGCCGCAATCTGGTGCGCCAGCTCAAGGAGACCCGCCAGGCGCTGGATGAGGCGCCGACCGCACAGACGGTCCAGGCGCTTGAAGAAGCGCTCGGCCTGGCGCAGGAGCAGGCCGCGCTGGCACAGGCACAGGTGCAGGCGCTCACCCGGGAGTCCGAGAGTCGCGCACAACAGCTCGAAGAGGCCGGGGAGCGCGAGCAGTCGCTTCACGGACAGATTCAAGGGCTGCACGAAGAGCTGGAGGCGCATCGCCAGTCTCAGGCGTTGGTCGACTCGGAGCGTGCCGATTTGGGGAGCCAGGTCAGCGAGCTGCAGTCGGAGATGCAGAGCTACGAAGATCGCTACCATCAGGCGCTGTTGCGCATTGATGATGTGACCGAGGAACTCAGCGCGAGCTTGAAGCGCGTCGAAGCGCTGGAAGAGGCCGCCGAGATTGCTCAGGCGGAGCGCGATTCGCTGGAGTCGGAGCTCGCCAATCGCCTGCATGACCTGGAGGTGCGTGATGAGCGCATTGTCGCGCTGACCGCTTCGCTGGAAGCTGAGCAGCAACACGGCCAGCAGCTCAGTGAAAAGATCGCCGCGCTCGAAGAGGAACTGAGTCGGCGTCCGCCGGAAGACGAGGCCAACGAGCTGGTGGCACGTGCCACCACGCTGGATGCTGATTTGCGGGCGATGACCCAGGCGCGCGATGAGCTTCAGGCCGAGCTTCTGGCGGTGAATGCGGAGCTCGCCACGCAACGCCAGTTGATGGAGGACCTGGAGGCGCGCCACGGTCGAGTCGCCGCCGAGCGCGATCAGCTCACCCGCGAGCGAGACGGTCTCAAGCAGGAGAAAGCCGCCTTTGCCCGCGAGACCGATTACCTGCAGGTCGAACGGCGTAAAATGGGCGATGAGCTCCTGGCGGCAAAAGCTCGCGTCGAGGAGTTGGAGAAAGATCGCAAGAAGAAGCGCAAGATCTTCGAAGAACTCTCCAAAGATTTGCGCGGTCTGGTGGAAGAAAACGACCGTCTGGGAGGAGAGCTGGCCGGCGCCCGTCAGGAGCTGGAGCAGGCCCCCACACACGAGGTGCTCCAGGGGCTGCGTAGCGAGCTTGGGGAGCGTGATGCGCTCATCGAGTCGATTTCCCTGCAGCTTGAGGAGCTGGAGAGCGATGCCTCCAACCTTACCCGGGACCTGGGGCAGATCGCCGAGGAGCGCGATCAACTCGCCGAGCGGGAGACCGAGCTTCGGGAGGAGCTGGAGGCGCTGCAGGCTGCGCTGACCGAAGGAGATGCTGACTCCGGTCAGGCGCTGGAGGCGTTGCGCGATGAGGTGGCCCGGCTCGAGCAGGAGTTGGAGAGGGTCGGCGCCGAACGTGACGCAGCGCAGGCCGAGCGGGTGGACGCTGAATCGGCCGTGGGGCTGGAGGAGTTTGAGGCGCTGCAGGCCGAGCTGACTCAGGTCCAGCAGAGCCTGGCCTCCGCCCAGGCGCAGCGTGATGAGCTTCAGGCCGAGCTCACCGAGCTTCAGCAGGCCCTGGAGGCCCGCGAAGCGGCCTCGGGCGAAGCTCAGGGCGCGCCGGCGAATGAAGAGCTCGCGCGGCTGATGGAGGAGAAGACCACGCTGGAGACCACGCTGGCCGAAATCATCCTGGAGCGCGACCGTCTGGAAGACGAACTGCGCCAGTTGGTCGAGGCTTAA